One part of the Solanum dulcamara chromosome 8, daSolDulc1.2, whole genome shotgun sequence genome encodes these proteins:
- the LOC129900004 gene encoding uncharacterized protein LOC129900004: MATNSSTAHSTGRIEIDHNHLLYLQPNDTPGSSLISLQLTGSENYALWSRSMALGLIGKSKLGFVDGRHNKDKFDESLHDQWEKVNAVERFNIVNGSRVFYLHREIVTLTQGTLSVSDYFSRMRNLWDEFDAIMPCPGCSCPESRNYSQHHGYQRLLQFLMGLNETYAQCRSQILMMSPIPTLNKAYSMIIDHESQRSLASSSSVSQVAESLEGAAFFSHKGGSSSGFRGTIGKGVVMGSRNTYGGGNMSSGSSPSGGNSSSGGNYPNRMSSTSNFRPQKKSSLVCEYCSYNGHTKENYYKLIGYPPDWPRSKKKGIGQYANQAASFGDHEPNMSHFNNYDNSAQFNQSSSNASTYQPQLPPYFTQEQYQQILMMLSKGNEEQTSSPAANAGIMTALNTNTVNTSWIAESGATNHMTSDLKLLHSYHELPKSEKNTVHLPTGSVVPVSHKGSSKVLTNHLIFDDLYTCMVKGIGTGGSGTIHSEGKFLLRTDNGCEFFRTEFQSLISTLGILHQSSCVYTPQQNGVVERKHRTILGIARSLRFQAAIPLRFWGECVTTAVVFGCLSYASTTRSADKFAPRAIPGVLMGYSMTQKGYKIYDIHSQSFFTNRNVIFKESIFPFLHVKSPGSPLFPVLNLPVIPISPPHTTPAATPIQGESSPPTSSFPNPSPLISSSPPPPINH, translated from the exons ATGGCTACTAATTCATCCACAGCTCATAGCACAGGAAGAATTGAGATAGATCACAATCATCTGTTATACCTTCAACCAAATGACACTCCAGGTAGTTCTCTCATCTCTCTTCAATTAACTGGATCTGAGAACTATGCACTCTGGAGCAGATCTATGGCTTTAGGTTTGATAGGAAAGAGCAAATTAGGCTTTGTTGATGGTAGGCACAACAAAGACAAGTTTGATGAGTCCTTACATGATCAGTGGGAGAAAGTGAATGCAGTG GAGAGATTCAATATAGTAAATGGCTCTAGGGTGTTCTATCTACACAGAGAAATTGTCACTTTAACACAAGGAACTCTATCTGTTTCAGATTACTTTTCTAGAATGAGGAACctgtgggatgagtttgatgCAATCATGCCTTGTCCAGGTTGTAGTTGTCCTGAATCTCGTAATTACTCTCAACACCATGGGTATCAAAGGCTCTTGCAGTTTCTAATGGGACTCAATGAGACCTATGCTCAATGCAGAAGCCAGATTCTAATGATGTCTCCAATTCCAACACTAAACAAGGCCTATTCCATGATTATAGATCATGAGAGCCAAAGGTCTTTGGCAAGCTCTTCATCTGTTAGTCAAGTCGCTGAATCCTTAGAAGGAGCAGCATTCTTCAGTCACAAAGGAGGTTCTAGTTCTGGATTCAGGGGAACTATTGGTAAAGGAGTTGTCATGGGATCTAGAAACACTTATGGTGGAGGAAATATGAGCTCTGGAAGTAGTCCCTCAGGTGGAAACTCAAGCTCTGGAGGTAACTATCCTAATAGGATGTCATCCACCAGCAATTTCAGACCACAGAAGAAAAGCTCACTAGTGTGTGAGTACTGCAGCTACAATGGTCATACCAAGGAGAATTACTACAAACTGATTGGATATCCTCCTGATTGGCCTAGATCTAAGAAAAAAGGGATAGGTCAATATGCAAATCAGGCAGCAAGTTTTGGAGATCATGAGCCTAATATGAGTCATTTCAATAACTATGACAACTCTGCTCAATTCAATCAAAGTTCTTCTAATGCTAGCACATATCAACCACAACTTCCTCCCTATTTCACTCAGGAACAGTATCAACAAATCTTGATGATGTTGAGCAAAGGTAATGAAGAACAGACCTCCAGTCCAGCTGCCAATGCAGGTATCATGACTGCTCTAAACACTAATACTGTAAATACTAGTTGGATAGCGGAATCAGGTGCAACAAATCATATGACTTCTGATCTTAAGTTGTTACATAGCTATCATGAGCTTCCAAAATCTGAGAAGAATACAGTTCATCTTCCTACAGGTAGTGTAGTACCTGTGTCTCATAAAGGAAGTTCCAAAGTTCTCACTAATCACCTTATCTTTGAT GATCTCTACACTTGCATGGTGAAGGGGATTGGTACGGGAGGATCAGGGACTATACATTCTGAAGGGAAGTTCT TGCTGAGAACAGACAATGGTTGTGAGTTCTTCCGTACTGAATTCCAGTCTCTCATATCAACTCTTGGCATCCTACACCAAAGTTCATGTGTTTACACTCCACAGCAGAATGGAGTAGTAGAGAGAAAACACAGAACTATTCTAGGAATAGCCAGGTCACTGAGATTTCAAGCTGCTATTCCCCTAAGATTTTGGGGTGAATGTGTTACTACAGCTGT AGTATTTGGATGTCTCAGTTATGCTTCCACCACTAGATCCGCAGATAAGTTTGCACCTAGAGCCATACCAGGAGTTCTTATGGGGTACTCTATGACTCAGAAAGGTTACAAAATCTATGATATTCACTCCCAAAGCTTCTTTACCAATAGAAATGTTATCTTTAAAGAATCTATCTTTCCATTTCTTCATGTCAAGTCTCCTGGTTCTCCTCTCTTTCCTGTCTTAA
- the LOC129898932 gene encoding prefoldin subunit 2, protein MAAKAEEPINEQAVANIYSAMRSEITQIYSKITELEMEVSEHSLVINAIQPLDPARRCYRMIGGVLVERTIKEVLPAVQRNKEGIEEVIARLNEALEKKKKEISDFETKYKIRIRKPDAEVKEEGGRKEGSAQGVLVGPAGSNE, encoded by the coding sequence ATGGCTGCTAAAGCTGAAGAACCGATCAATGAGCAAGCAGTTGCCAACATCTATAGTGCCATGAGGTCTGAGATCACCCAGATTTACTCTAAAATTACGGAACTGGAAATGGAAGTTAGTGAGCACTCACTCGTGATCAATGCTATACAACCACTTGATCCTGCAAGACGGTGTTACAGGATGATTGGAGGTGTTCTGGTAGAGAGAACCATCAAGGAGGTACTGCCTGCTGTTCAACGGAATAAGGAGGGAATTGAGGAAGTGATAGCTCGACTGAATGAAGCcttggagaaaaagaaaaaggagattTCTGACTTTGAGACCAAGTATAAAATTAGAATCAGAAAGCCTGATGCTGAAGTAAAGGAGGAGGGTGGTCGAAAGGAAGGCTCTGCACAAGGAGTCCTTGTTGGTCCTGCTGGTTCAAATGAATAG
- the LOC129898931 gene encoding uncharacterized protein LOC129898931, protein MEESPPSPSSNGRVDVVTDTMNQLKVAEDGDDGSRVQVTCFSEVSNDTTLYFQIIRLQNQIYAWIGCNSTKLGDLYAAAPTRPSNTVSVSSLTGGSSDNTGSGIARRIVLKTGINVVLASNIPKNSPMLEVAAEKKLVQKLISLGYGKPGPRGASS, encoded by the exons ATGGAGGAATCACCTCCATCGCCCTCCTCTAATGGAAGAGTTGACGTTGTTACTGACACAATGAATCAGTTGAAAGTTGCAGAAGATGGCGATGACGGAAGTCGCGTGCAAGTTACCTGCTTCTCTGAAGTATCTAACGATACTACTCTCTACTTTCAGATCATTCGTCTTCAGAATCAG ATATATGCATGGATTGGTTGTAACTCCACCAAACTTGGGGATTTGTATGCAGCTGCTCCAACAAGACCT AGCAATACTGTTAGCGTGAGTTCCTTGACAGGAGGATCATCTGATAATACAGGATCTGGTATTGCCCGTAGAATAG TTCTTAAGACTGGAATCAATGTTGTACTAGCTTCTAATATCCCCAAGAACAGCCCCATGCTTGAG GTAGCTGCTGAGAAAAAGTTGGTGCAAAAGCTTATCAGTCTAGGCTACGGAAAGCCAGGACCTCGAGGAGCATCTTCGTAA
- the LOC129898939 gene encoding stearoyl-[acyl-carrier-protein] 9-desaturase, chloroplastic has translation MALKLNAFNFQSHKYSSFALPPMLSLRSPKFFMAASLSSGTKEVENLKKPFSPPREVHVQVTHSMPPQKIEIFKSLEGWAEQNLLTLLKPVEKSWQPQDFLPDPASDGFHDQVEELRERAKELPDDYFVVLVGDMITEEALPTYQTMLNTLDGVRDETGASPTSWAIWTRAWTAEENRHGDLLNKYLYLSGRVDMRAIEKTIQYLIGSGMDPRTENSPYLGFIYTSFQERATFVSHGNTARLAKKHGDMKLAQICGTIAADEKRHETAYTKIVEKLFEIDPDGTVLAFADMMRKKVSMPAHLMYDGRDDNLFDHFSAVAQRLGVYTASDYADILEFLVGRWKVSDLTGLSGEGRKAQEYVCGLTARIRRLEERAQGRAKEGPIMPFSWIYDREVKL, from the exons ATGGCTTTGAAGCTAAATGCCTTCAATTTCCAATCTCACAAGTATTCTTCTTTTGCTCTTCCACCTATGCTCAGTCTTAGATCTCCCAAGTTCTTCATGGCTGCAAGCCTTAGTTCTGGTACAAA GGAGGTTGAGAACCTGAAGAAACCCTTTTCTCCTCCTCGTGAGGTTCATGTTCAAGTAACACACTCTATGCCACCTCAAAAGATTGAGATTTTTAAATCTCTGGAGGGATGGGCAGAGCAAAATTTATTGACTCTCCTGAAACCAGTGGAAAAAAGCTGGCAACCACAGGATTTCCTGCCCGATCCTGCATCTGATGGATTTCATGACCAAGTCGAGGAATTGAGGGAGAGGGCTAAGGAGCTTCCAGATGATTATTTTGTTGTTCTCGTTGGTGATATGATCACTGAAGAAGCCCTTCCGACATATCAAACCATGCTTAATACCTTGGATGGTGTTCGTGATGAAACTGGTGCAAGCCCTACTTCTTGGGCCATTTGGACAAGAGCTTGGACTGCCGAAGAGAACAGGCACGGTGACCTCCTCAACAAGTATCTTTACCTTTCCGGAAGAGTTGACATGAGAGCAATTGAGAAAACAATTCAATACTTGATTGGATCTGGAATG GATCCTAGGACAGAAAACAGTCCATACCTGGGATTTATCTACACATCTTTCCAAGAAAGAGCAACTTTTGTCTCCCATGGGAACACAGCTAGACTTGCTAAGAAGCATGGAGACATGAAGCTGGCTCAAATCTGTGGCACGATTGCTGCAGACGAGAAGCGCCATGAAACAGCCTATACCAAGATTGTTGAAAAGCTTTTCGAGATCGACCCTGATGGCACTGTGCTGGCATTTGCTGATATGATGAGGAAAAAGGTATCAATGCCAGCACACTTGATGTACGATGGTCGTGACGATAACCTCTTTGATCACTTCTCAGCAGTTGCTCAACGTCTCGGCGTGTACACTGCTAGTGACTATGCAGATATACTGGAGTTCCTTGTCGGTCGATGGAAAGTGTCTGATCTTACTGGATTATCGGGAGAAGGAAGAAAAGCTCAGGAATACGTATGCGGGTTGACAGCAAGAATCAGAAGATTGGAAGAGAGAGCTCAGGGGAGGGCAAAAGAAGGACCAATCATGCCATTTAGCTGGATATATGACAGAGAGGTGAAGCTCTGA